A single Xenopus laevis strain J_2021 chromosome 3S, Xenopus_laevis_v10.1, whole genome shotgun sequence DNA region contains:
- the nipal4.S gene encoding NIPA-like domain containing 4 S homeolog isoform X1 — MALPSDHTCANGSLVALSCPSRQVLCRIEIDLSINQNLTLDNGLSPAVRQNYDFLVGLLLAVLSSLLIGTSVILKKKGLLRLCHQGGTRAGAGGHGYLKDWMWWAGLLTMGGGEAANFAAYAFAPATIVTPLGALSVLISAVMSSYLLGERLNLLGKLGCTLSVLGSTVMVIHAPEDQEVTTLESMTLKLKDPGFIAYIVLLLVCCLVLIFLLSPRYGHTNILLYLAICSLLGAFSVSSVKGLGIAIKGLISGQPVITHPLPWILIPILILSVVTQVNYLNKSLDVFNTSLVFPIYYVLFTSVVIATSLILFKEWVSMSALDGVGAVCGFLIIILGVFMLHAFKDLDLSLQSLQQQLQTPPPLPPLHFSSKEDKISLMDHMEIEAIDGKPKVFVIYT; from the exons GCTCTCTAGTTGCATTAAGCTGCCCGTCGCGCCAGGTGCTGTGCCGGATCGAGATCGACCTCTCCATAAATCAGAACCTGACGTTGGACAATGGCTTGTCGCCTGCTGTAAGGCAAAACTATGACTTCCTTGTCGGTTTGCTGTTGGCCGTGCTGTCCAGCCTCCTAATTGGCACCAGCGTCATCCTCAAAAAGAAAGGACTCCTTCGTCTGTGTCACCAGGGAGGGACGCGTGCAG GTGCTGGTGGACATGGGTATCTGAAAGACTGGATGTGGTGGGCTGGACTATTAACAA TGGGGGGAGGCGAAGCTGCCAATTTTGCTGCTTATGCGTTTGCACCTGCCACCATTGTGACTCCCCTGGGGGCGCTCAGTGTCCTGATCAG TGCTGTGATGTCCTCATATCTTCTTGGAGAGCGTCTGAATCTCTTGGGGAAGTTGGGGTGTACTCTCAGTGTCCTGGGGAGCACTGTCATGGTCATCCATGCCCCTGAGGATCAAGAGGTCACCACTTTAGAAAGCATGACCCTCAAGCTGAAGGATCCAG GTTTCATAGCTTATATCGTTCTTCTGCTGGTCTGCTGCTTGGTTCTGATCTTCCTCCTTTCCCCTCGTTATGGCCACACCAACATCCTTCTCTACCTGGCAATCTGCTCACTTTTGGGTGCCTTCTCTGTGTCTTCTGTGAAAGGTTTAGGAATTGCAATAAAGGGCCTGATCTCTGGACAGCCTGTTATCACTCATCCTCTGCCCTGGATCCTCATCCCTATCTTGATCTTATCAGTGGTTACCCAAGTCAACTACCTCAACAAGTCTTTGGACGTGTTCAACACCTCATTGGTTTTCCCCATCTACTATGTGCTGTTCACAAGTGTGGTTATAGCCACCTCCCTCATCCTCTTCAAGGAATGGGTTTCCATGTCTGCCTTGGATGGGGTTGGAGCAGTCTGTGGTTTTCTCATCATCATTTTAGGGGTCTTCATGTTGCACGCTTTCAAGGACCTAGACCTCAGTCTGCAAAGTCTTCAGCAACAACTGCAGACACCCCCCCCTTTACCTCCACTCCACTTCTCCTCAAAGGAAGACAAGATTTCGTTGATGGACCATATGGAAATAGAGGCCATAGACGGCAAACCGAAGGTCTTTGTCATTTACACTTAA
- the nipal4.S gene encoding NIPA-like domain containing 4 S homeolog: MWWAGLLTMGGGEAANFAAYAFAPATIVTPLGALSVLISAVMSSYLLGERLNLLGKLGCTLSVLGSTVMVIHAPEDQEVTTLESMTLKLKDPGFIAYIVLLLVCCLVLIFLLSPRYGHTNILLYLAICSLLGAFSVSSVKGLGIAIKGLISGQPVITHPLPWILIPILILSVVTQVNYLNKSLDVFNTSLVFPIYYVLFTSVVIATSLILFKEWVSMSALDGVGAVCGFLIIILGVFMLHAFKDLDLSLQSLQQQLQTPPPLPPLHFSSKEDKISLMDHMEIEAIDGKPKVFVIYT; this comes from the exons ATGTGGTGGGCTGGACTATTAACAA TGGGGGGAGGCGAAGCTGCCAATTTTGCTGCTTATGCGTTTGCACCTGCCACCATTGTGACTCCCCTGGGGGCGCTCAGTGTCCTGATCAG TGCTGTGATGTCCTCATATCTTCTTGGAGAGCGTCTGAATCTCTTGGGGAAGTTGGGGTGTACTCTCAGTGTCCTGGGGAGCACTGTCATGGTCATCCATGCCCCTGAGGATCAAGAGGTCACCACTTTAGAAAGCATGACCCTCAAGCTGAAGGATCCAG GTTTCATAGCTTATATCGTTCTTCTGCTGGTCTGCTGCTTGGTTCTGATCTTCCTCCTTTCCCCTCGTTATGGCCACACCAACATCCTTCTCTACCTGGCAATCTGCTCACTTTTGGGTGCCTTCTCTGTGTCTTCTGTGAAAGGTTTAGGAATTGCAATAAAGGGCCTGATCTCTGGACAGCCTGTTATCACTCATCCTCTGCCCTGGATCCTCATCCCTATCTTGATCTTATCAGTGGTTACCCAAGTCAACTACCTCAACAAGTCTTTGGACGTGTTCAACACCTCATTGGTTTTCCCCATCTACTATGTGCTGTTCACAAGTGTGGTTATAGCCACCTCCCTCATCCTCTTCAAGGAATGGGTTTCCATGTCTGCCTTGGATGGGGTTGGAGCAGTCTGTGGTTTTCTCATCATCATTTTAGGGGTCTTCATGTTGCACGCTTTCAAGGACCTAGACCTCAGTCTGCAAAGTCTTCAGCAACAACTGCAGACACCCCCCCCTTTACCTCCACTCCACTTCTCCTCAAAGGAAGACAAGATTTCGTTGATGGACCATATGGAAATAGAGGCCATAGACGGCAAACCGAAGGTCTTTGTCATTTACACTTAA